The nucleotide window CAGACAGCCTTTCTGACAGCGGATTTGTTTTTACTGAGAGATTCCCTCTTTCAAGCGGTACTACCAGTTTCAATATCAGAATCAAGTATCATTTGAAAAACAACAACACCGGTGCTCAGAAAGACACCCAGACTGTGTCTACGATATATGTCGTTCGTAAAGAAGGCGCGGTTCTGCCTTACGATGTGGCCAAGATATGCTGGCAGAGGGGATCGCTTTCTCTTTACCATGGCGTACAGAGGGTGACATTTGTGGATGAGACGATGAAGAACCTGGAGGTCCGTTTTGATCCGGGTGGCTACAATTACCAGTCTGTTACTGTGCAGGTGACAAACAAGCAGGGTACGACTCTTGATCTGGAAAACCTTAATCTCGATTTAAAACCATCATACTGGTCGAAGACTTTCCCTCGTGAGATTAAAAAACCGGTAAGAGGCGACAATACTCTTCAGCACGAGATGGTCGACAGTATCATAGTAATTTACCGTAATCCGAAACTGCCTCTTGACACACTCAGACTTTCCGTACCATTTGCTATCAGTAAAACAATTACATTCCCTCTGGCCACCTATAATGACCGGAATGCCGATGGCTTTGTGGACAGCATCTTCGTGGGAGTGAACGGTGTGTTTTCTCCTGAGGACATTGGTACTTTGGCAGGACTGATAACTCTTCCTTCTTCCCGGGGATTCCGTATTGATTCCATAGTGTATGTTCCCGGCGGACTGGTTTACTATGTCAGAGAGAGCGCAGTAATTCCACAGACTTCTGTGAACAGTAAAGATGTGATTGTGACAAGGCAGGGTATGCTCCCTGCAGGGGGATTTGTGGCTGATGGTACTATTAACATAGAAGACAGGGTTGCGCCTGTAATCATAAGTGCTCTTCTTGTGGTAAGTGCCACAGGTGATTCGGTGCAGGTGATCTTCTCTGAGCCGGTGGGTGCATTTTCAAGTTCCAGGCCGTTTCTGTTCAGGAAACCCGGCGGGGATTCGGTGGTGGTGCATCTTGACATAAACGGAAATCTCAGCAAGGACGGGAGAGCTTATTCTGCCAGGGTTCGACAGGTGGAAGGCGGCAGTCTCATTTCTGTGGGTGATTCCGTGTGGATAAATCCGGTAGCGTTAATAAGCGACCAATCAGGCAATCAGCAGAAAAACTACCGCAACCGGCGGGTACAGATTTCATTCAAACAGGTTCCTTATGATCTGATTCCCAGGGTGATAAACAATCCTTTCTCTCCCGGTGATGCCATTCCTCCTGTGGTTCTGGAGGCATACGCTGATGCCAAAAAACCACTTCCTCAGAAAAGCACCGGTATGGTTATAATGGTTGAGCCTGAGGAGGGTACATTCAGGCCCGGAGTTAAGCTTTCCGGGAAGGCATCGATTTACGATGTGGTAAAGAATCCCATTATAGAGAATATGCCGATGGTGGAAAAGGATGGGAAACTTTACTATGTCTGGAATGGATGCAATAGTAAAGGCAGGAAGGTATCGACCGGTACTTATGTAGCGATACTCAGTATGACAGATAACCAGGATCCGCCTGTTTCCAGAAAACAAACAATACGTATTGGAGTAAAGAGATGATTAACAAAACCAGGATCTCAGTTATTCTATTCTGCTTTCTCTATGGATTTACCTCCGGCGCTGAGGTATGCAAAGTACGGCTTGATTGTCCGGGAAATTACAATAATGACACCATGCGTGTGGCGCAGAATGTGGTAGCGTTGAGTGAGAAGTTTTTCCACTGTACACCGGATTCCTTCAATGAGGGTTTTAATCTGAATCTTGCCGATACTATCTCTCTGTTTTTTGTCATCGACCACTCCGGAAGCATGAGTGTCATGGATTCAACCGGGATCAGGTACAGGCTGGTCCAGAGCCTTATTGATACTCTGTTTGCAAAGTCGCCCGCTTCAGAAGTTGGAATAGCGGTTTTTTCAAATCAACTTCTTCACAGTCACCAGGATGATCCTTTTTTTGTGCAGCTTGATCCCAGATGGCACGATTCATACGTTCCACTTACCCGTCTTGACAGATCAGTGGGTGGAATGAGCGCGGTCGAGAAACTGAAGTGGGCTGTAAAGATAGCCAGCAATCCTGGTGATACAGATGGTGGAGGGAACCTTCGTTTACTTAATGGGAATTACAGTCCTACCGGACGGCTTAACTATTGGGGATTTGATGGGGGATATAACGGCACGACAGATGTAACGCTGGGGCTTGAGGCTGCGCGCAAGGCGTTTCTCTCTGCTTCCTATCCCAAAGAGGATCAATATATAGTGTTTCTCTCCGATGGTATCTCACAGTATGTAGATCAGGAGAGGGCCGGGTTTGAGTTCGATTATATTAAGGGTGAGAATCTTCCCACAACATTTACCGCGTTTTTTATCAATGTAAACAAGCCTATTCCTGCACAGATTGATTCAATGACAGTCAATATCGCCAAAAACGGTTATTCAAGCAGGAATCCATCCAGTGAGGTGTGGAAAACTGCTGGAAGTGAGTCTGAGCTGGCGTCAAAACTTGTCGGGCAGCTTTCTCTGGACGGAGGTCCCAGATATTTCACCAGTACTCCTGTCAATCTCACCATCAATGGAATCACAACCGAAAACTTCGATGATTCCATTGCTTATCTGCCCAGGATGATCCCTCTTACGGGTCAATATACAACTTTGGACATTTCCTACACATGGCGGTGGAATTCTCCTCTGGACAGTGTGGCAACAGGCACTTATACCACAGTGGTGATGCAGAGTGACAATCCTGATGCTCTTGTGAAAGAGTGCTGGAATCAGGGAGTATTGAAATTCTATTACCAGAACTCTGATATCACATCTCAGACAATAGAGGTGACACAGAAGACAATCGAGGTCAGGTTTTATCCTCCTGCAGAGCTTGCGCTAACAAGTGCCAGGATCGTGGTCAGGAATGCCGAAGGCACTGATTCTCTTGTACTGGATGCAGATAATCAGGGTCAGTATTTTTCCGCAACCTTTACCAGAGAATATGGATCGCCTCTAAATGATAACCTTCTTCAGAATGCTTTCTCCGACAGCCTGATAGCGATCTACAGGAATCCCGAAGCTCCACTGGATACAGTCAGGATAGCTTCAAAAGTGGCAGAACCGAGAGAAATCGGTGTGAGAATCGCCAGTTACATTGACAGTGATGCAAACGGGTATCCTGATATAATCAGGGTTGTTCAGGGTGCAGAGAAGCTTTCTTCTGCAGACCTCTCTGCCATAACCCCCTATATCAGCCTTTATACCGAACGTGGAGTTTCCATAAAATCAGTTGATTCTACTGCTGAGGGTTTTGATATAATTCTCAATGAATCTTC belongs to Fibrobacter sp. and includes:
- a CDS encoding VWA domain-containing protein; translated protein: MKVNRLNRLTCRMSVFWAFIATICISGMAQEACELYLQTCPENLDKDTIYVPPEVIALSSKIYTCDPARIIEGVVDGSAPPSIVFIIDHSYSMMGWGNTFPGNDTYGSRFKVTHDLIDTIYKVHPDAEIGLVVFREVLYFDHRDNNLLVPLEGQGDQSFMPLLQLNQRVKGNTTGLQALKSILATDTVVKYVETDNRGNVEAVDLVYKPQFYTEGNTNINNAFAAALQAMKSARNPKERQFIIFLSDGIPHPPNNNSMHGGKDPEYFSQGLNTPTTFTVYLNDTARVPPPVLQTLTDNVRNNGYSASNPMSDIWVLKTDYNALMSLFMKNVIKPILTVISGTPLSMAVNSIISDSLSDSGFVFTERFPLSSGTTSFNIRIKYHLKNNNTGAQKDTQTVSTIYVVRKEGAVLPYDVAKICWQRGSLSLYHGVQRVTFVDETMKNLEVRFDPGGYNYQSVTVQVTNKQGTTLDLENLNLDLKPSYWSKTFPREIKKPVRGDNTLQHEMVDSIIVIYRNPKLPLDTLRLSVPFAISKTITFPLATYNDRNADGFVDSIFVGVNGVFSPEDIGTLAGLITLPSSRGFRIDSIVYVPGGLVYYVRESAVIPQTSVNSKDVIVTRQGMLPAGGFVADGTINIEDRVAPVIISALLVVSATGDSVQVIFSEPVGAFSSSRPFLFRKPGGDSVVVHLDINGNLSKDGRAYSARVRQVEGGSLISVGDSVWINPVALISDQSGNQQKNYRNRRVQISFKQVPYDLIPRVINNPFSPGDAIPPVVLEAYADAKKPLPQKSTGMVIMVEPEEGTFRPGVKLSGKASIYDVVKNPIIENMPMVEKDGKLYYVWNGCNSKGRKVSTGTYVAILSMTDNQDPPVSRKQTIRIGVKR